Within Microbacterium oryzae, the genomic segment GAGATCGCCTCGGTCCAGGAGCGCCTCGCCGAGGCGACCTCGTCAGGCGGCGGGCGCGCCCTCGTGGACGAGCCCGAGATCGCGGCCGTGATCAGTCGCGCCACCGGCATCCCCGTCAACCGGCTCACCGAGAGCGAGCGCGAGCGGCTGGCCGGGCTCGAGAGCGAGCTGCACGCGCGGGTCGTCGGCCAGGACGACGCGGTGACCGCCGTGGCGAAGGCCGTCCGCCGCAGCCGCACCGGCATGGGCGACGCGCATCGCCCCGTCGGCTCGTTCCTGTTCCTCGGCCCCACCGGCGTGGGCAAGACCGAGCTCGCGAAGGCGCTCGCCGCGAGCCTCTTCGACGACGAGACCGCGGTCATCCGCTTCGACATGAGCGAGTTCGGCGAGCGGCACACCGTCTCGCGGCTGGTCGGCGCCCCTCCGGGATACGTCGGCTACGACGAGGCCGGGCAGCTCACCGAGCGCGTGCGCCGCAACCCGTACTCGATCGTCCTCTTCGACGAGATCGAGAAGGCGCACCCGGACGTGTTCAACCTGCTGCTGCAGGTGCTCGACGACGGGCGCCTCACGGACGGACAGGGGCGGACGGTCGACTTCCGCAACACGGTCGTCGTGATGACGTCGAACCTGGGCTCGGAGTTCCTCACCTCCCGCTCGGGAGCCATCGGCTTCTCGGCATCGGGTCGCGAGTACGACGAGAAGGACCTGCGCGACCGCGTGATGGGGCGGCTGCGCGAGTCGATGCGGCCCGAGTTCCTCAACCGCATCGACGAGATCGTCCTGTTCCGCAAGCTCGACGAGAGCCAGCTCGCGCAGATCGTGGGCCTGCTGCTGGGCGCGACGCGCGAGCGGCTCGCGCGCCGCGAGGTGACGCTCGAGGTGACCGACGCTGCGGTGGCGTGGCTCGCCCGCAACGGCCACGAGCCGGAGTTCGGCGCCCGGCCGCTGCGCCGGCTCATCCAGCGCGAGGTGGACGACCGCATCGCCGACCTCTTCGTCGCCGGCGAGCTCGCCGACGGCGGGGCGGTGACGGTGGACGCGGGCGACGACGCGCTGATCGTGCGCGCCGAGCGGATGGCGGTGGCCGCGATCTGAGATCGCGTGACGACGACGAGGGGCGGGCTCGACGGCTCGCCCCTCGTCGTGTCAGACGAGCAGGTAGAGCGCCCCGACCACCGTCAGCACGATGACGACGCGGTCGAACACGCGCTGATCCATCCGCGCCACGAGGCGGCGGCCGGCGAACGCGCCGAGCACCACGCCGGGCGCGAGGATGAGGTCCATCAGCAGCGACGAGGGCGTGATGATGCCGAGCCCGATGGAGAACGGCAGCTTGGCGATGTTGATGATCGCGAAGAACCACGCCGAGGTTCCCAGGAACGCCTTCACCGGGAACTTCACCGCGAGGAAGTACATCGACATGACGGGCCCTGCCGCGTTGGCGACCATGGTGGCGAAGCCGCCGAGTCCGCCATAGGTCCACGCCGCGACGGTGCCCGAGCCGAAGGCGGCCTCCGTCTGCGACCGGTTCTGCACCGCGCGACGCCACAGCGTGACGGCCACGACCGCGAGCAGCAGGACCGCGATGGTCCGGCGCACCCACCCGTCGTCGGCGACCGCGAGGAAGCCCCAGCCCGCGACGAGCCCGAGCACCACGGCAGGGGCCATCCGCGCGATCACGCGCCAGTCGGCGTGGCGCCGGTAGGCGAGCAGCGCGAACATGTCGCCGAGGATGAGGAGGACGAGCAGCGCGCCCGTCGAGTCCTTCGCCGGGAGCACCGCGGCGAAGAGCGCGACGGCGAGCGTGCCGCCGCCGGGGACCGCCGTCTTCGAGAGCCCGACGACGATGGCGCCGAGCGCGAGGGCCGTCCAGACGAGCGGCGAGAGCTCGGCGATCACGCCTTCAGTCGCACGAGGCGCTCGTGCCCCGTCTCCTCGAGCTCCGCGAGGTGATCGCGGGACTTCAGGAAGTCCGAGAACGAGCGGTAGCCGAGCGCCTTCTCGCTGAAGGACGGGTCCATGCGGCGGATGTGCTGCTTGACCGCGGAGCTGTGCAGCCATCCCGCGTCGTCGCCCTTGCCCTGGCCGACCCGCAGCGCGCGCTCGAGGAGGCGGGACGCCGCCGCGTGCAGGTCCTCAGGCGGGGTCTCGTCGAACGCGAGGAACGTCTCCGGCTCCTCGGGAGCCTTCGCCTCCTCGGGGGCCTTCGCCTCCTCGGGGGCCTTCGCCTCCTCGGGGGCCTTCGCCTCCTCGATGAGCTTGGGCTTGGAGCCGCGGCGCGTCCGCGGCTTCGCCTTCGGCTCGGTCTCGTCCTTCGTCGCCGCGGCGACCTCCGGTGCGGCGTCCTTGCCCTCGTCCTTCGTCGCGGGCGCGTCGCCGGCCGACTTCGGGGCGTCCTTCTGGCCATCCGCCTTCTCCGGCGCCGCCTTCTCGTCGGACTTCGCCTTCTGCGCGGGCCGCGCGGGCAGCTGCACGCCGGGGAGCGAGTCGTACGGCTCGAACTCGTCGCAGGCCGCGGCGAGCGACTTCGCGGTCGAGCCCGCGACGCCCACGCCGACGAAGTACCGGCCGAGCCGGCGGCAGCGCTGCGCGAGCGGGACGTAGTCGGAGTCGCCGGCGACGATGACGACGTGGGTGAGGTCGGGGAGGCGGAACATGTCCTC encodes:
- a CDS encoding NYN domain-containing protein; this translates as MSWYDRVHGRNSYSRDRSRIAESPHDPEIADRLARATVDVGAIIDYAASYGTLVLTRAYADWSAPVNAIYRQQLVARAVDLVQLFPAAAYAKNGADIRLAVDAVEDMFRLPDLTHVVIVAGDSDYVPLAQRCRRLGRYFVGVGVAGSTAKSLAAACDEFEPYDSLPGVQLPARPAQKAKSDEKAAPEKADGQKDAPKSAGDAPATKDEGKDAAPEVAAATKDETEPKAKPRTRRGSKPKLIEEAKAPEEAKAPEEAKAPEEAKAPEEPETFLAFDETPPEDLHAAASRLLERALRVGQGKGDDAGWLHSSAVKQHIRRMDPSFSEKALGYRSFSDFLKSRDHLAELEETGHERLVRLKA
- a CDS encoding sulfite exporter TauE/SafE family protein, with the protein product MAELSPLVWTALALGAIVVGLSKTAVPGGGTLAVALFAAVLPAKDSTGALLVLLILGDMFALLAYRRHADWRVIARMAPAVVLGLVAGWGFLAVADDGWVRRTIAVLLLAVVAVTLWRRAVQNRSQTEAAFGSGTVAAWTYGGLGGFATMVANAAGPVMSMYFLAVKFPVKAFLGTSAWFFAIINIAKLPFSIGLGIITPSSLLMDLILAPGVVLGAFAGRRLVARMDQRVFDRVVIVLTVVGALYLLV